In a single window of the Saccharothrix australiensis genome:
- a CDS encoding sensor histidine kinase, with protein MPSAMTAQYGDEQRVADTGGRVLAGNAVERLPSGGVNGVPAERVSGPARRLRERLAEHRRVFVDAGAVAVAAFDVWFWFAPDAKSYNYALSVVAVLALAFRRRFPFLVVLLTVPGFLAGMAQLAAMIALGTLARQRLLAAQTYVAAALVWFSRFFPWPPGEFFERPWTTHVHDAIYGCIVAGMPVAIGLLAHAREELSARIAELAASRERERLLHAHAVRADERARLAREMHDVVSHQVSLIAMQAGALRVAVADPDAQRVANTIRALSTRTLDELRQLVSVLRTTGGDDSPQPRVEELPQLVAGAGVPASLTVRGPVDDLPAPISGAVYRTVQEALTNVRKHAGGAPTTVHVQVEADELRVEIRNDAPAGPRECSSLPSGGHGLVGLRERAALLNGTFTAGPSEDGGFRVAVVFPLACSLNRSGVAAGPGAAGEAGAAGGARAVREGCER; from the coding sequence ATGCCAAGCGCGATGACGGCGCAGTACGGTGACGAGCAGCGGGTGGCTGACACGGGAGGGCGAGTCCTGGCCGGCAACGCTGTCGAACGGCTGCCGAGCGGCGGGGTCAATGGCGTCCCGGCCGAACGGGTGTCCGGGCCTGCCCGCCGTCTCCGGGAGCGGCTGGCCGAGCACCGGCGGGTGTTCGTCGACGCGGGCGCGGTGGCGGTCGCCGCGTTCGACGTGTGGTTCTGGTTCGCGCCGGACGCCAAGTCGTACAACTACGCGCTGTCGGTCGTCGCGGTGCTCGCGCTGGCGTTCCGGCGGCGGTTCCCGTTCCTGGTGGTGCTGCTCACCGTGCCGGGCTTCCTCGCGGGCATGGCGCAGCTCGCCGCGATGATCGCGCTGGGCACGCTGGCCAGGCAGCGGCTGCTGGCCGCGCAGACCTACGTGGCCGCCGCGCTCGTGTGGTTCAGCCGGTTCTTCCCGTGGCCGCCAGGGGAGTTCTTCGAGCGGCCCTGGACGACCCACGTGCACGACGCCATCTACGGCTGCATCGTGGCCGGGATGCCGGTGGCGATCGGGCTGCTCGCGCACGCCCGAGAGGAGCTGTCCGCCCGCATCGCGGAACTCGCCGCCAGCCGGGAGCGGGAGCGCCTGCTGCACGCGCACGCCGTCCGCGCCGACGAACGGGCCCGCCTCGCCCGCGAGATGCACGACGTGGTGTCGCACCAGGTGAGCCTGATCGCGATGCAGGCGGGGGCGCTGCGGGTGGCCGTCGCCGACCCGGACGCGCAGCGGGTGGCGAACACCATCCGGGCGCTGAGCACCCGGACGCTGGACGAGCTGCGGCAGCTGGTCAGCGTCCTGCGCACGACCGGCGGCGACGACTCGCCGCAACCACGCGTCGAGGAGCTGCCGCAACTGGTGGCGGGCGCGGGCGTCCCGGCGTCGCTGACCGTGCGGGGCCCGGTGGACGACCTGCCCGCGCCGATCTCGGGCGCGGTCTACCGCACCGTGCAGGAAGCGCTGACCAACGTGCGCAAGCACGCGGGCGGCGCACCCACCACCGTGCACGTCCAGGTCGAGGCCGACGAACTCAGGGTCGAGATCCGCAACGACGCCCCGGCGGGGCCCCGCGAGTGCTCCTCCCTGCCCAGCGGCGGCCACGGCCTGGTGGGGCTCCGGGAGCGGGCGGCACTGCTCAACGGCACCTTCACCGCCGGACCGTCGGAGGACGGCGGCTTCCGGGTCGCGGTGGTGTTCCCGCTGGCCTGCTCGCTGAACCGGTCGGGGGTGGCGGCTGGGCCCGGCGCGGCGGGGGAGGCCGGGGCGGCGGGAGGGGCTCGGGCGGTGCGGGAAGGGTGTGAAAGATGA
- a CDS encoding RNA polymerase-binding protein RbpA — MAGGNAIRGTRVGAGPMGESERGESAPRRRVSYWCANAHESRPSFAVEAEIPENWDCPRCGLPAGRDEQAPPAPPRNEPYKTHLAYVKERRSDADGEAILEEALTKLRKQREEP; from the coding sequence ATGGCTGGTGGTAACGCGATTCGCGGTACCCGCGTCGGCGCAGGCCCGATGGGCGAGTCGGAGCGCGGCGAGTCCGCGCCCCGACGTCGGGTGTCGTACTGGTGCGCCAACGCGCACGAGTCGCGTCCGTCGTTCGCGGTCGAAGCGGAAATCCCGGAGAACTGGGACTGCCCCCGGTGCGGTCTGCCGGCGGGCAGGGACGAGCAGGCACCCCCTGCTCCTCCGCGCAACGAGCCGTACAAGACGCACTTGGCGTACGTGAAGGAGCGCCGTTCCGACGCGGACGGCGAAGCAATCCTCGAAGAGGCTCTCACCAAGCTGCGCAAGCAGCGCGAAGAGCCCTAG
- the secG gene encoding preprotein translocase subunit SecG has protein sequence MILFLQILLIVSSVLLILLVLLHRGRGGGLSSLFGGGMQSSLSGSSVVEKNLDRLTLFVGAIWVIAIIGIGLLLKVN, from the coding sequence ATGATCCTGTTCCTACAGATCCTGTTGATCGTCTCCAGCGTGCTGCTGATCCTGCTGGTGCTGCTGCACCGAGGCCGCGGTGGTGGTCTGTCCTCGCTGTTCGGCGGCGGTATGCAGTCGAGCCTGTCCGGGTCGAGCGTGGTGGAGAAGAACCTCGACCGCCTGACGTTGTTCGTCGGTGCGATCTGGGTCATCGCCATCATCGGCATCGGGCTTCTGCTCAAGGTCAACTGA
- the tpiA gene encoding triose-phosphate isomerase, whose amino-acid sequence MATRQPLIAGNWKMNLNHLEAIALVQKIAFSLPEKYFAKVEVAVLPPFVDIRSIQTLVDGDKLLLKYGAQDLSPHDSGAYTGDVSGPMLAKLGCSYVTVGHSERREYHHEDDALVNRKVKAALKHGVTPIFCLGERVDVREAGNHVAHCTDQLVAGLRGLTAEQVKDVVIAYEPVWAIGTGKVASSSDAQEVCAALRAKLAELHGEDVASAVRVLYGGSVKSGNIGELIAQKDVDGALVGGASLEADEFAKLCALAAGGPLP is encoded by the coding sequence ATGGCAACGCGCCAGCCGCTCATCGCGGGCAACTGGAAGATGAACCTCAACCACCTCGAGGCCATCGCCCTGGTGCAGAAGATCGCCTTCTCGCTCCCCGAGAAGTACTTCGCCAAGGTCGAGGTGGCGGTGCTGCCGCCGTTCGTCGACATCCGGTCCATCCAGACCCTGGTCGACGGCGACAAGCTGCTGCTCAAGTACGGCGCGCAGGACCTGTCGCCGCACGACTCGGGCGCGTACACCGGCGACGTGTCCGGTCCGATGCTGGCCAAGCTCGGCTGCTCCTACGTCACCGTGGGGCACTCCGAGCGGCGCGAGTACCACCACGAGGACGACGCGCTGGTCAACCGGAAGGTCAAGGCGGCGCTCAAGCACGGCGTCACCCCGATCTTCTGCCTCGGCGAGCGGGTGGACGTGCGCGAGGCGGGCAACCACGTCGCGCACTGCACCGACCAGCTCGTGGCGGGCCTCCGGGGGCTGACCGCCGAGCAGGTGAAGGACGTCGTCATCGCCTACGAGCCGGTGTGGGCCATCGGCACCGGCAAGGTGGCGTCGTCGTCCGACGCGCAGGAGGTGTGCGCGGCGCTGCGGGCCAAGCTCGCCGAGCTGCACGGCGAGGACGTGGCATCGGCCGTTCGGGTGCTTTACGGCGGTTCGGTGAAGTCCGGCAACATCGGCGAGCTGATCGCGCAGAAGGACGTCGACGGTGCCCTCGTGGGCGGTGCGAGCCTGGAAGCGGACGAGTTCGCCAAGCTGTGTGCCCTGGCGGCCGGCGGGCCTCTACCCTGA
- a CDS encoding phosphoglycerate kinase, protein MKTLSDLIAEGVSGRRVLVRADLNVPLDGDKITDDGRVRASVPTLRALVDGGARVLVAAHLGRPKGEPDPKFSLAPVAVRLGELLGRTVELGTEAGADGTVTLLENIRFDPRETSKVDAEREAFADELAAKADAFVSDGFGVVHRKQASVYDVAKKLPHYAGNLVLAEVEVLRKLTDDLARPYVVVLGGAKVSDKLGVIANLLTKVDRLLIGGGMAYTFLKAQGHEVGRSLLQEDQLETVTGFLKDAEARGVEIVLPVDVLAAVDFAADAEHEVVPADAIPADRQGLDIGPRSRELFAAKLADARTVFWNGPMGVFEFEAFAGGTRAVAEALVAGDAFSVVGGGDSAAAVRALGLPEDGFSHISTGGGASLEFLEGKELPGVSVLED, encoded by the coding sequence GTGAAGACTCTCAGCGACCTGATCGCCGAGGGTGTGTCGGGTCGGCGCGTCCTGGTGCGCGCCGACCTGAACGTACCCCTCGACGGCGACAAGATCACCGACGACGGCCGCGTCCGCGCCTCGGTGCCCACGCTCCGAGCGCTGGTGGACGGGGGCGCGCGCGTGCTGGTCGCCGCGCACCTGGGCCGGCCCAAGGGCGAGCCCGACCCGAAGTTCTCCCTCGCCCCGGTCGCCGTGCGGCTGGGCGAGCTGCTCGGCCGGACCGTCGAGCTGGGCACGGAGGCCGGCGCCGACGGCACCGTCACGCTGCTGGAGAACATCCGCTTCGACCCGCGCGAGACCAGCAAGGTCGACGCGGAGCGCGAGGCGTTCGCCGACGAGCTGGCCGCCAAGGCCGACGCGTTCGTCTCCGACGGGTTCGGCGTCGTGCACCGCAAGCAGGCGTCGGTCTACGACGTGGCGAAGAAGCTGCCGCACTACGCGGGCAACCTGGTGCTGGCCGAGGTCGAGGTGCTGCGCAAGCTGACCGACGACCTGGCACGCCCGTACGTGGTGGTGCTGGGCGGCGCGAAGGTGTCCGACAAGCTCGGCGTCATCGCGAACCTGCTCACCAAGGTCGACCGGCTGCTCATCGGCGGCGGCATGGCCTACACGTTCCTCAAGGCCCAGGGCCACGAGGTCGGCCGGTCGCTGCTCCAGGAGGACCAGCTGGAGACCGTCACCGGCTTCCTCAAGGACGCCGAGGCGCGCGGCGTGGAGATCGTGCTGCCGGTCGACGTGCTGGCGGCGGTGGACTTCGCCGCCGACGCCGAGCACGAGGTCGTGCCCGCCGACGCCATCCCGGCCGACCGGCAGGGCCTCGACATCGGCCCGCGGTCCCGTGAGCTGTTCGCCGCGAAGCTGGCCGACGCCCGCACCGTCTTCTGGAACGGCCCGATGGGCGTGTTCGAGTTCGAGGCGTTCGCCGGCGGCACCCGCGCGGTCGCCGAGGCGCTGGTCGCCGGTGACGCGTTCTCCGTGGTCGGCGGCGGCGACTCGGCGGCGGCCGTGCGCGCCCTCGGCCTGCCCGAGGACGGCTTCTCGCACATCTCCACCGGCGGTGGGGCTTCCCTGGAGTTCCTGGAGGGCAAGGAACTCCCCGGCGTCTCCGTCCTGGAGGACTGA
- the gap gene encoding type I glyceraldehyde-3-phosphate dehydrogenase, with translation MTVRVGVNGFGRIGRNFWRAVQASGHDIEIVAFNDLGDVNTMAHLLKYDSILGRLPHDVKVNDEGIEVDGKTIKALAERDPGKLPWKDLGVDVVVESTGFFTDAASARKHVDEGGAKKVIISAPAKGEDLTVVLGANHEQYDGSQTVISNASCTTNCLAPLAKVLHDEFTIERGLMTTIHAYTQDQNLQDAPHKDLRRARAAALNIVPTSTGAAKAIGLVLPELNGKLDGYALRVPVPTGSATDLTVTVGRETTVDEVNAAYKAAAEGALKGYLRYNDDPIVSSDIVTDPASCIYDAPLTKVIGNQVKVVGWYDNEWGYSNRLADLVDLVASKL, from the coding sequence GTGACGGTTCGCGTAGGTGTCAACGGTTTCGGCCGGATCGGTCGCAACTTCTGGCGCGCCGTTCAGGCCAGCGGTCACGACATCGAGATCGTGGCCTTCAACGACCTCGGTGACGTCAACACGATGGCGCACCTGCTGAAGTACGACAGCATCCTCGGCCGCCTGCCGCACGACGTGAAGGTGAACGACGAGGGCATCGAGGTCGACGGCAAGACCATCAAGGCGCTGGCCGAGCGCGACCCCGGCAAGCTGCCCTGGAAGGACCTCGGTGTCGACGTCGTGGTCGAGTCGACCGGCTTCTTCACCGACGCCGCCTCGGCGCGCAAGCACGTGGACGAGGGCGGCGCCAAGAAGGTCATCATCTCCGCGCCGGCCAAGGGTGAGGACCTCACCGTGGTGCTGGGCGCGAACCACGAGCAGTACGACGGTTCGCAGACCGTCATCTCGAACGCCTCGTGCACCACGAACTGCCTGGCCCCGCTGGCCAAGGTGCTGCACGACGAGTTCACCATCGAGCGTGGCCTGATGACCACCATCCACGCCTACACCCAGGACCAGAACCTCCAGGACGCGCCGCACAAGGACCTGCGCCGCGCACGGGCCGCCGCGCTGAACATCGTGCCCACCAGCACCGGTGCCGCGAAGGCGATCGGCCTGGTCCTGCCCGAGCTGAACGGCAAGCTCGACGGCTACGCGCTGCGCGTGCCGGTGCCGACCGGTTCGGCGACCGACCTCACCGTGACCGTCGGCCGGGAGACCACCGTCGACGAGGTCAACGCCGCCTACAAGGCCGCGGCCGAGGGCGCGCTGAAGGGCTACCTCCGCTACAACGACGACCCGATCGTGTCGAGCGACATCGTCACCGACCCGGCGTCGTGCATCTACGACGCGCCGCTGACCAAGGTCATCGGCAACCAGGTCAAGGTCGTCGGCTGGTACGACAACGAGTGGGGCTACTCCAACCGCCTCGCCGACCTGGTCGACCTGGTCGCCTCCAAGCTCTGA